A part of Pectinatus sottacetonis genomic DNA contains:
- a CDS encoding sigma-70 family RNA polymerase sigma factor, whose translation MQLREYMAEIQKVILLEPEKEAKLWKAYKINNDKNARCEIIESYQPLVFKCVKPFSHVEFVMDLIQEGTVGLIEAVERYDPGKKVAFSLYAVHRIKGRILNYFDKECKGAKCCSLYDFFDDIIVIADDKINIQNQAEKNFLQGQIRKEMLRLPVKERVVLDGVYLKDKAPQEIADIMNVSLSHVYRLQKNAVRRLRGMMAKFMQHWH comes from the coding sequence ATGCAGCTTAGAGAGTATATGGCAGAAATACAAAAGGTTATTCTGCTGGAACCGGAAAAGGAAGCAAAACTGTGGAAAGCCTATAAAATAAATAATGATAAAAATGCACGCTGTGAGATAATAGAATCATATCAGCCGCTTGTATTTAAGTGTGTAAAACCTTTTTCCCACGTTGAGTTTGTCATGGATTTAATACAGGAAGGAACTGTTGGTTTGATCGAAGCTGTTGAGCGCTATGATCCGGGGAAAAAAGTAGCATTTTCTTTATATGCTGTCCATCGTATTAAGGGACGTATACTAAATTATTTTGATAAAGAATGTAAAGGGGCAAAATGCTGTAGTTTATATGATTTTTTTGATGATATAATAGTAATTGCAGATGATAAGATAAATATACAAAATCAGGCTGAGAAAAATTTTTTACAGGGACAAATACGAAAAGAAATGCTTCGCCTGCCGGTAAAGGAACGAGTGGTTTTAGATGGTGTATATCTTAAGGATAAAGCTCCGCAAGAAATAGCTGATATAATGAATGTCAGTTTATCTCATGTATATCGACTGCAGAAAAATGCGGTACGTCGTTTACGTGGTATGATGGCAAAATTTATGCAGCATTGGCATTGA
- a CDS encoding translocation/assembly module TamB domain-containing protein yields the protein MKKPWKKIAIFVVAFICIFIAASFFYISHSESFMKRAAKTAGNILTQSIHTKINIQSVKITSFSTIQADGVAIYDKKGILFLQSNKVGVKFNPWRILTGKITESVNKIIVNKPQMNIIEYQDGTWNYNDILVQNQTNNAFRGNIVVKDGLVNGNIKNKKLIIDKVNAKIDLSDSNKTVFKIDMMQESSKIHINGFMDKYAKHFNIRADKIDIMKYRIFIPSGKIPSNLKIKAGIINKLDISVNIPANGKISVIGQLQVTGGKCQFMDTNITDIKGLVILKDKYAVVFANAAVKGQLVKLHGKITIETDPKISMTVSANKINPHSIFKESPFNGDVKFTADVTGSIKNPVIAAELSAGQGQIYGYSFSNAKVQGNFSNNKIYLDKVSANCYGGIISAEGIFDLSSKKYQGHAQIKNISAKSLPRTLPALSGKISADAVFKGTINEFDDMVFYAVLSLENGSYNGIQVSQANAVLSKSAGQMISLQTFTADLVGKGNITASGSLNSENIDVDFYGSNVDLSLLNTYMAVPLSGRAEFHGYLQGNIADPYLTIKLGASDGQIAKQPYHTLLLSASGNANSIHLDKFVMKNDKNNVVHSAIGTIGLKNNHPVDLIVNTKNARMENIAAAFFPGQPITGNIDNTLHLTGTFNDIKVQGHVFFHEGSYHGVLLTAAYGNYVYESGNIILKDFIIKTPFLSAKISGEVDNNKLDFAVDIDRISLAKLPAYFPYPIKGEAGFTGHVGGTFDNIIFTSTVKAEKLIFNGVEITDVIGQCNYQNGILSFPKIQCRQDKGTISLQGKMDLQTKQLMGNLNVNAVDIKSLAAIADFKNKYLTGTFNGIVNMGGNFADPFIHLDGNIKNGYLKKYPLQNIVINVSYRNNIVQINKFYGEQGAGKVAAKGTWNINGPIDIIFSTQGINAKLMTELMNYDVDAKGIMNAYAQIKGTTKKPQADVSFEIDGGGIGTATFDRMTGLLNLKDGVINVNQILVNKGQYKASASGRVPIVALKAKPWEMLTQYDQIDLDISLDNADLSILPFLSKDIDWAAGPLQGRLKINGTLAHPLFDGFIKMHNGTVKLKGLVDPIQNMQADIVFNREKMKVNDFSGKIGSGKYSLVGDTLLTGGGLRDYKFTLNMDKLSINSKYYRGPFSAQCNLTEENLFGRVMPKLTGTVNIEKATISFPGIPDNNISILPKMILDLGINVGKNVRFASSMLYDMDISGNIHFGGTTKYPLPSGEIIVDRGTINYLKTIFKIREGVASFNQIGSFFPSIVFKADTELMQTKVFLSAEGPVEKMKFTLVSEPAMSQEEIIKLLTFRNNYREGGRIGSADLAELASIGFQMSFFNEIGNFMRDTLKLDEFNVVGDTIYNGNVRNNQDNYDEVYNIEIGKYISNKMMLKYTNSINYDDYKYGVQYDLNNNISILNEWDKKDGYKITLQANIKF from the coding sequence ATGAAGAAGCCGTGGAAAAAAATTGCGATATTTGTAGTGGCATTTATCTGTATATTTATAGCGGCTTCTTTTTTTTATATAAGCCATTCTGAATCTTTTATGAAAAGAGCAGCCAAAACAGCAGGTAATATATTAACTCAGTCAATACACACAAAAATAAATATTCAGTCAGTTAAAATAACTTCATTTTCGACTATTCAGGCAGACGGGGTAGCTATCTATGACAAAAAAGGCATTTTGTTTTTACAATCTAATAAGGTTGGTGTTAAGTTCAATCCGTGGAGAATTTTAACAGGCAAAATAACAGAAAGTGTTAATAAAATAATAGTTAACAAACCGCAGATGAATATTATAGAATATCAAGATGGAACTTGGAATTATAATGATATTCTAGTGCAGAATCAGACAAATAATGCATTTAGAGGTAATATTGTTGTTAAAGATGGATTAGTTAATGGGAATATAAAAAATAAGAAACTTATAATAGACAAGGTAAATGCAAAAATTGATTTATCAGATAGTAATAAAACTGTATTTAAAATCGATATGATGCAGGAAAGTAGCAAAATACATATTAATGGTTTTATGGATAAATATGCAAAGCATTTTAACATAAGAGCAGATAAAATAGATATAATGAAATACCGTATATTTATACCTTCAGGTAAAATTCCTAGTAATTTAAAAATAAAAGCAGGAATAATAAATAAATTAGACATATCAGTAAATATACCGGCAAATGGAAAAATTAGCGTGATAGGACAATTACAGGTAACTGGCGGAAAGTGTCAGTTTATGGATACAAATATTACAGATATTAAAGGGTTAGTTATTCTTAAAGACAAATACGCAGTTGTTTTTGCCAATGCTGCTGTAAAAGGACAATTGGTAAAACTACATGGGAAAATAACAATAGAAACTGATCCTAAAATTTCTATGACCGTTAGTGCAAATAAAATCAATCCGCATAGTATATTTAAAGAAAGTCCGTTTAACGGTGATGTAAAATTTACGGCTGACGTCACTGGTAGTATAAAAAATCCTGTGATTGCAGCAGAGCTTTCAGCTGGACAAGGCCAAATATATGGGTATTCATTTAGCAACGCCAAAGTGCAGGGAAATTTTTCTAATAATAAAATTTATTTGGATAAGGTTTCTGCTAATTGCTATGGAGGGATAATTAGTGCAGAAGGTATATTTGACCTTAGTAGTAAAAAATATCAAGGGCATGCCCAGATAAAAAATATATCTGCTAAAAGTCTGCCCCGTACTTTACCAGCATTGTCGGGTAAAATATCTGCTGATGCAGTGTTTAAAGGAACGATAAATGAATTTGATGACATGGTATTTTATGCTGTATTATCACTAGAAAATGGTAGCTATAACGGTATACAAGTAAGCCAAGCAAATGCTGTGCTGTCAAAAAGTGCTGGGCAAATGATAAGCTTACAAACTTTTACAGCTGATTTGGTAGGAAAAGGTAATATCACTGCTTCCGGCAGCTTAAATAGTGAAAATATTGATGTGGATTTTTATGGATCAAATGTTGATTTAAGTCTTTTGAATACATATATGGCTGTTCCATTAAGTGGACGGGCAGAATTTCATGGATATTTGCAAGGCAATATTGCAGATCCTTATTTGACGATAAAACTGGGGGCATCTGATGGGCAGATAGCAAAGCAGCCTTATCATACGTTATTACTTTCTGCTTCTGGTAATGCTAATAGTATCCATTTAGATAAATTTGTTATGAAAAATGATAAAAATAATGTTGTTCACAGTGCTATAGGGACTATTGGTCTAAAAAATAACCACCCAGTAGATTTAATTGTAAATACTAAAAATGCCCGCATGGAGAATATAGCCGCTGCTTTTTTCCCCGGTCAGCCTATAACAGGAAATATAGATAATACACTGCATTTAACAGGTACTTTTAATGATATAAAAGTACAGGGGCATGTGTTTTTTCATGAGGGAAGCTATCATGGTGTTTTATTGACAGCAGCTTATGGCAATTATGTATATGAATCAGGGAATATCATTTTAAAAGATTTTATAATCAAAACTCCGTTTTTGTCTGCAAAAATAAGTGGAGAAGTAGATAATAATAAACTCGACTTTGCAGTAGATATAGATCGAATATCCCTTGCCAAATTACCAGCATATTTTCCTTATCCTATAAAAGGTGAAGCAGGTTTTACAGGGCATGTAGGAGGAACTTTTGATAATATAATATTTACCAGTACCGTTAAAGCTGAAAAACTTATTTTCAATGGGGTGGAAATAACTGATGTAATCGGGCAGTGCAATTACCAAAATGGGATATTGTCTTTCCCGAAAATACAATGCAGGCAGGATAAGGGAACGATTTCACTTCAAGGGAAGATGGATTTGCAGACAAAGCAGCTTATGGGCAATTTGAATGTTAATGCAGTTGATATTAAATCTTTGGCAGCAATAGCGGACTTTAAAAATAAATATTTAACTGGGACTTTTAATGGGATAGTAAATATGGGAGGGAATTTTGCTGATCCGTTTATACATTTAGATGGAAATATAAAAAATGGATATTTAAAAAAATATCCATTGCAAAATATTGTTATTAATGTATCTTATAGGAATAATATTGTACAAATTAATAAATTTTATGGTGAACAAGGAGCTGGAAAAGTTGCAGCAAAAGGTACATGGAATATAAATGGGCCAATTGATATAATATTTTCAACACAAGGCATAAATGCTAAATTAATGACTGAACTGATGAATTATGATGTCGATGCGAAGGGAATCATGAATGCATATGCGCAAATAAAAGGCACAACAAAAAAACCTCAGGCTGATGTTTCTTTTGAAATAGATGGTGGAGGAATAGGCACAGCAACATTTGACAGGATGACAGGGCTTCTAAATTTAAAAGACGGTGTTATAAATGTTAATCAGATTTTAGTAAATAAAGGACAGTACAAAGCATCTGCCAGTGGGCGGGTACCTATTGTAGCACTTAAGGCGAAGCCGTGGGAAATGCTTACACAGTACGATCAGATTGATCTTGATATATCACTAGATAATGCTGATTTGAGTATTTTGCCATTTTTATCTAAAGATATTGATTGGGCTGCTGGACCTTTACAAGGAAGATTGAAAATTAATGGTACTTTAGCACATCCTTTATTTGATGGATTCATAAAAATGCATAATGGTACAGTAAAATTAAAAGGATTGGTAGATCCCATACAAAATATGCAAGCTGATATTGTTTTCAACCGTGAAAAAATGAAAGTAAATGATTTCAGTGGCAAAATAGGTTCTGGGAAATATTCTCTTGTAGGTGATACATTGCTTACAGGTGGAGGTCTGCGTGATTACAAATTTACTTTGAATATGGATAAATTATCTATCAACAGTAAATATTATCGTGGACCATTTAGTGCGCAATGCAATTTGACAGAAGAAAATTTATTTGGTAGAGTTATGCCTAAATTAACAGGGACAGTAAACATAGAGAAGGCCACCATATCTTTTCCTGGGATACCAGATAATAATATTTCTATCTTGCCAAAGATGATATTAGATTTAGGCATAAATGTCGGGAAAAATGTTCGTTTTGCTAGTTCAATGCTTTATGATATGGATATTTCGGGAAATATTCATTTTGGTGGGACGACAAAATATCCACTGCCATCAGGTGAAATTATCGTAGATAGAGGTACGATAAATTATTTAAAGACAATTTTTAAAATACGTGAAGGTGTTGCTTCCTTCAACCAAATTGGTTCCTTTTTCCCTAGTATAGTTTTTAAAGCTGATACGGAATTGATGCAGACTAAAGTGTTTTTATCAGCAGAAGGGCCTGTGGAAAAAATGAAATTTACTCTTGTATCAGAACCGGCGATGAGTCAGGAAGAAATAATTAAGCTTTTGACTTTTCGCAATAATTATCGGGAGGGCGGCCGTATTGGGTCAGCCGATTTAGCAGAGCTTGCTTCTATCGGATTTCAAATGAGCTTTTTCAATGAAATAGGAAACTTTATGCGTGATACTTTGAAATTGGATGAATTTAATGTAGTAGGAGATACTATATATAACGGAAACGTACGAAATAATCAGGATAACTATGATGAAGTTTATAATATAGAAATTGGAAAATATATTTCTAATAAAATGATGTTAAAATACACTAACAGTATAAATTATGATGATTATAAATATGGTGTGCAATATGATTTGAATAATAATATAAGCATTTTAAATGAATGGGATAAAAAAGATGGATATAAAATTACCTTGCAGGCTAATATTAAATTTTAG
- a CDS encoding MlaD family protein, with the protein MTTEAKVGLFTVIAVVLALAIIVRLSHFSFGGPPHYNVTVSFKYVDGLKPGALVRYAGVDVGDVASVKTDGMGAKVVLEIKKNVNIPQSSVITISSDGLMGEKFVNIYSNGNPSKAYLENGAVMRGTEERSINALIKSAADTLDKVDKMVTAMNKVIANPKVQDSLIKSAVNIKQITDNMNQATAVMADVMQANKANINDIIRNLTVASANVQNITGDVQNMVEQLNGDGKMTDDMRTTVGNLAQTSTRIEHMAANLEPVISDPQTANELRNIIHNASDVSQRADHMMKKINSIKMKTGTEVLYSGKKSDLMVNADLKIYNNPNDFLLIGGDDIGGDNPAMNLQLGSGNKNFSGRVGIIDNKAGLGIDAYSGPWKFSVDAYDIDDVRLKLRSQYRLSSDIYLLGQISDLNDADRAAYFGIRKEF; encoded by the coding sequence ATGACTACAGAGGCCAAGGTGGGCTTATTTACAGTGATAGCAGTAGTTTTAGCACTGGCAATTATAGTTCGTTTAAGTCATTTTAGTTTTGGCGGTCCGCCTCATTATAATGTAACGGTTTCGTTTAAATATGTAGATGGTTTAAAACCAGGAGCTTTGGTGCGATATGCTGGAGTAGATGTGGGAGATGTAGCTTCAGTAAAAACAGATGGAATGGGAGCAAAAGTTGTTTTAGAAATAAAGAAAAATGTTAATATTCCGCAGAGTTCTGTTATTACTATTTCCAGTGATGGATTGATGGGAGAAAAGTTTGTTAATATTTATTCAAATGGGAATCCTAGCAAAGCGTATTTAGAAAATGGGGCAGTTATGAGAGGAACTGAAGAGCGCAGTATAAATGCGTTGATAAAGTCAGCAGCTGATACCTTGGATAAAGTTGATAAAATGGTTACGGCTATGAATAAGGTGATAGCTAATCCAAAAGTACAGGATTCATTGATAAAATCAGCTGTTAATATAAAACAGATAACTGATAATATGAATCAAGCAACAGCGGTTATGGCAGATGTTATGCAGGCTAATAAGGCCAATATAAACGATATTATACGTAATTTGACAGTAGCATCGGCTAATGTGCAGAATATTACCGGTGATGTGCAAAATATGGTCGAGCAGTTAAATGGTGATGGAAAAATGACAGATGACATGCGTACTACTGTTGGTAATCTGGCACAAACCAGTACAAGAATAGAGCATATGGCTGCTAATTTAGAACCAGTAATTTCTGATCCACAGACTGCAAATGAACTGCGTAATATTATACATAATGCCAGTGATGTTTCTCAGCGTGCAGATCATATGATGAAAAAAATTAATTCCATAAAAATGAAAACAGGTACAGAAGTTTTATATAGTGGTAAAAAATCAGATTTGATGGTAAATGCTGATTTAAAAATATATAATAATCCTAATGATTTTTTGTTAATCGGAGGTGATGATATAGGCGGTGACAACCCGGCAATGAATTTACAGCTGGGGTCAGGTAATAAAAATTTTTCCGGCAGAGTAGGGATAATTGATAATAAAGCTGGACTAGGTATTGATGCTTATAGTGGTCCATGGAAATTTTCTGTTGATGCATATGATATTGATGATGTAAGGTTAAAATTGCGCAGTCAATACAGGCTATCGTCAGATATCTATTTATTGGGGCAGATAAGTGATTTAAACGATGCAGATAGAGCTGCTTATTTTGGAATACGTAAGGAATTTTAA
- a CDS encoding BamA/OMP85 family outer membrane protein, whose product MNKNKGRLLACALAVAVTNVTMLEIPVAHAQDNGTAYNNVIVDNNPKEPASQLAATDKLKKEDEDIDVKTDQESIVKKDLPAEENKAVSSNKKMIEKENPIEKWKKQRPEEKKVVDSAAQYNGMTVVSVDVAGLTTLTKSTVMDAVKIKPGDIFASKNITIDRQAIYETGLFYDNFPSYEVVPEGVKITYHVMENPVLRKINITGNRDISTDKIKSMLHVKVGQILNSKTLSNDIANIEEEYRSEGYILAKVSNMAIDENGVLNLKFDEGILEGYVVKGNDKTKTKVITREMRMKPGDAFNAKLAKRSMQRIYNLGFFQDVNMKLLPGEKDPNSVIIETTVVEKRTGSFGIGAGYSNSDGFIGMITLSDSNFRGTGDATKLVYEFGGDDNNDRGFTFSYRHPWLDSKETSLSLSIYNRTYEYDDYDSDGNEIEDYDRSYKGGEITLGRPVNEYSTNYITLRNRKDEYAGHEDGLDRSNNTEWKDSNFGTTRSITFMHVLDTRDNVYNPMEGSRYSVSVEAAGLGGDFNYDKYILNTQRFYNLGHSHVLALKLNGGYANHDLPEAGRFEIGGQGTLRGYKDDQFKGNKMILGSIEYRFPIITKVQGALFFDMGDAWGGRNWSWQPIEDKLSLHHSYGVGIQIETPVGPLRLDYGIGEDGGRTNFSIGGSF is encoded by the coding sequence TTGAACAAAAATAAGGGTCGTTTATTAGCTTGTGCTTTAGCTGTGGCCGTAACAAATGTCACTATGTTGGAAATACCAGTTGCTCACGCGCAAGATAATGGTACAGCCTATAATAATGTGATTGTTGATAATAATCCTAAAGAACCAGCTTCTCAATTGGCAGCAACTGATAAATTAAAAAAAGAAGATGAAGATATAGATGTTAAAACTGATCAGGAATCAATTGTAAAAAAAGATTTACCGGCTGAAGAAAATAAGGCCGTTTCCAGCAATAAAAAAATGATAGAAAAAGAAAATCCTATTGAAAAGTGGAAAAAACAGCGTCCAGAAGAAAAAAAAGTTGTTGATTCAGCTGCGCAGTATAATGGTATGACAGTTGTGAGTGTCGATGTTGCTGGTTTAACTACACTAACTAAATCAACCGTTATGGATGCAGTAAAAATTAAACCGGGTGATATATTTGCCAGTAAAAATATTACAATTGATAGACAGGCTATTTATGAAACAGGATTATTTTATGATAATTTTCCGTCCTATGAAGTGGTACCTGAAGGCGTGAAAATAACTTACCATGTTATGGAAAATCCGGTATTGCGTAAGATTAACATAACAGGAAATAGGGATATTTCCACTGACAAGATTAAGTCAATGTTGCATGTTAAAGTAGGGCAGATATTAAATAGCAAAACATTGAGTAATGATATTGCTAACATTGAAGAAGAATATAGAAGCGAAGGATATATTCTTGCTAAAGTAAGCAATATGGCAATAGATGAAAATGGTGTCTTAAATCTCAAATTTGATGAAGGCATCCTAGAAGGTTATGTAGTTAAGGGTAATGATAAAACAAAAACGAAAGTAATAACACGTGAAATGAGAATGAAACCAGGAGATGCTTTTAATGCGAAACTGGCAAAAAGAAGCATGCAGCGGATTTATAATCTGGGTTTTTTTCAAGATGTAAATATGAAACTGCTGCCGGGTGAAAAAGATCCTAATAGCGTGATTATCGAAACAACTGTTGTGGAAAAACGTACGGGTTCTTTTGGGATTGGAGCTGGGTATAGTAATAGCGATGGTTTTATTGGTATGATTACTTTAAGTGATAGTAATTTCCGTGGTACAGGAGATGCTACTAAGCTGGTGTATGAGTTTGGTGGTGATGATAATAATGACCGTGGATTTACTTTCAGCTATAGACATCCCTGGCTCGATTCTAAAGAAACTTCCTTAAGCCTGAGTATTTATAATCGTACATATGAGTATGACGACTATGATTCTGACGGAAATGAAATTGAAGATTATGACCGAAGTTATAAAGGTGGAGAAATTACTTTAGGAAGACCTGTTAATGAATATTCTACTAATTATATAACACTGAGAAATCGTAAAGATGAGTATGCAGGGCATGAAGATGGTCTAGATCGAAGTAACAATACGGAATGGAAGGACAGTAATTTTGGTACTACCAGAAGCATAACTTTTATGCATGTGTTAGATACAAGAGATAATGTGTATAATCCAATGGAAGGAAGCAGGTACAGTGTATCTGTTGAAGCTGCTGGATTAGGTGGTGATTTCAACTATGATAAATATATATTGAATACCCAGAGATTTTATAATTTAGGTCATTCTCATGTACTGGCGTTAAAACTCAATGGTGGTTATGCTAACCATGATCTGCCTGAGGCAGGTAGATTTGAAATTGGTGGTCAGGGAACTCTGCGTGGCTATAAAGATGATCAGTTTAAGGGAAACAAGATGATTTTAGGATCAATAGAATATCGTTTTCCTATTATCACTAAAGTCCAGGGAGCGTTGTTTTTTGATATGGGTGATGCCTGGGGTGGACGGAATTGGTCATGGCAGCCTATTGAAGATAAACTTTCCCTGCATCATAGTTATGGTGTTGGTATTCAGATTGAAACCCCTGTAGGACCGCTTCGTTTGGATTATGGTATTGGAGAAGATGGCGGGCGCACTAACTTCTCAATAGGCGGGTCGTTTTAG
- a CDS encoding TolC family protein, with the protein MKNNKKLIKNLTALILSGFMTLSLTNPVFARQMSLEESITEALSNNHSIKQSEADLEKAKAVLGEAKGNKGLKLTWEGTANKVGGHYYNQYDIDHSYGNVLSASIPVYTGGALENQYKSADLGVEISALTLENEKQTIQLQTIQDYYKILDCQNIKKVRQSAVTQYSEHEKVAMAKYNAGVVPKSDLLRAQVNLADAKQNLITAENDLQIAVTDFNKLIGQNVLTDVEPSDNYLTNTEYPNTLQKCMDTALQNRPDGLAAQKAVLQAQKSVKSAKAGYLPQVSIVAQKDIAGNSMFDDDQTDKSAIGVQADWTIFDSSVTKSQVKQAEATVIHAQQGVAETNDQILLDVRQAYLSMEAAKRNIETTKIAVAQAAEDNRIAQVRYQAGVGTNSDRLDSIVDYVTAQMNYNQALYDYTISRAALNKAMGLPAEAVVDNNNKADKGKDEKVVKQKAIKRNTTEQKVVEQKAENTNQIDQQKNDSPQLDVLDRG; encoded by the coding sequence TTGAAAAACAATAAAAAATTGATTAAAAATTTAACGGCATTAATTTTAAGCGGGTTTATGACATTGTCTTTAACTAATCCGGTTTTTGCTCGTCAGATGTCATTGGAAGAAAGTATTACTGAAGCACTTAGTAATAATCATTCGATAAAACAGTCAGAGGCTGATTTAGAAAAAGCTAAGGCTGTTTTAGGAGAAGCAAAAGGCAATAAAGGTCTTAAGTTAACATGGGAAGGAACAGCTAATAAAGTAGGTGGACATTATTATAATCAATATGATATAGACCATTCTTATGGTAATGTTCTATCGGCAAGTATCCCAGTATATACTGGTGGGGCTTTAGAAAATCAATATAAGAGTGCTGATTTGGGAGTAGAAATTAGTGCACTTACTTTGGAAAATGAAAAACAAACTATACAGTTGCAAACTATTCAGGACTATTATAAAATATTAGATTGCCAGAATATAAAGAAGGTGCGGCAGTCAGCAGTAACACAATATAGTGAACATGAAAAAGTAGCTATGGCCAAGTATAATGCAGGGGTTGTTCCTAAATCAGATTTACTGCGGGCCCAGGTGAATTTAGCTGATGCAAAGCAAAATTTGATTACTGCTGAAAATGATTTACAGATTGCTGTGACAGATTTTAATAAATTGATTGGACAGAATGTATTGACTGATGTGGAACCAAGTGACAATTATCTTACAAATACAGAGTATCCCAATACATTGCAAAAATGTATGGATACAGCATTGCAGAATCGACCGGATGGTTTGGCTGCGCAAAAGGCAGTATTGCAGGCACAAAAATCAGTGAAATCGGCTAAGGCTGGCTATTTGCCGCAGGTATCCATTGTAGCGCAAAAAGATATAGCAGGGAATAGCATGTTTGATGATGATCAGACGGATAAGTCTGCTATCGGTGTGCAGGCTGACTGGACAATTTTTGATAGTTCTGTCACGAAATCCCAGGTTAAGCAGGCTGAAGCAACAGTAATACATGCACAGCAGGGAGTTGCAGAAACAAATGACCAGATACTTTTGGATGTGCGTCAGGCATATTTATCAATGGAAGCAGCTAAGAGAAATATAGAAACAACAAAAATTGCAGTTGCCCAGGCGGCTGAAGATAATAGAATAGCCCAGGTACGTTATCAGGCTGGTGTAGGCACGAACAGTGACAGACTGGATTCAATAGTTGATTATGTTACAGCACAGATGAATTATAATCAGGCACTATACGATTATACGATAAGCAGAGCTGCTTTAAATAAAGCGATGGGGTTGCCAGCTGAAGCAGTAGTTGACAATAATAATAAAGCAGATAAAGGAAAAGATGAAAAAGTAGTAAAACAAAAGGCAATAAAACGGAACACTACAGAACAGAAAGTAGTAGAACAAAAAGCTGAAAATACAAATCAGATAGATCAACAAAAAAATGATTCACCACAGTTGGATGTACTTGACAGAGGCTGA